The Fusarium poae strain DAOMC 252244 chromosome 2, whole genome shotgun sequence nucleotide sequence TTTTGGTGACATTTGACATTGAACTGGTGGTTTCGAATTTATATGCTGGAAAAAATGCGCTTCTTTCAAACGTTTCTGTCGTCATTCGTATAATCCCTCTCCATCAATTCATGGAGTTCCTGGTATCGCATCTGGCGCTTaatcctcatcttcttcgtTGATTGGGGCAGGTGTTCGTCGCTCCGTACGCCTCTTAGGTCGTCTGTGGCGAGAGCTGCTGATGTTGCTGGCGGAGTCGTCAGGCATAATATCGATATCGTCTAAAGCCCAGTCATCATCACTGCCTGGTTCACGATCATCCTCTCCAGCCCAAGCTGGTCGTTCGTAGCCCGAAGACTGTGAGTTGCCTGAGTTGGGGCCAGAAAGCACATCAATACGACGGCGATTCTGCAGGTTCTGCATTAAACCGGCTCCTCGCTGACGTAGTGCGTTTCGGACAacctcggccttcttgtGTAGTTTTTCGAATGCGTCCTCCAAAGTTTCCATTCCCTTGTAAATCTCCCTTTCAATCTCTGCGATAGCcgccatctccatctcctcgTCGTTGGAAACAGCTTGTCGGCTTCCAGGCATCCCGGTTGTGTTGACGCTAACAAAAGAGGCTGGCGTTGTGCCTCGAGAGTAGACCGAGAAAGGAGTCGTGTTTCTTGAACTGAACGAAGAGGAAGCTCGAGGTCCCGGGCTCATTGTTCGTGTGTTGTAGTAGGAACTGGCTGGTGTAGGTCCCCGAGATTCAGAATGTGGTGTAGGTGGCTCATCATCTGCTCCCGACCAAAGGAAGCCATCAAACCGTCCAGAGACGAGAATCTCCCACTCAGAATTGTTTATGTTGGAAAGTGCGACCAAAAGATCGTGAGTATGCGGGTTCTTGACCAAGTATGTTGCCGATTCAGCATCCCGAGGAACTTGTTGCAATCGGTATAGTCGCTGCAGTGCAAGGCCAGTCTTGATGAGAAAATCCGTTCGAGGTCGGTGCCCTGGAGTAGGGGCGCGAACAGACGACTTTAGTTCCTTTGACCCGGTCATGATGGCGTTGAAGTAAGGCCGGTCCTCTGGGTCGAGGTTTGTCAGAATGGCAAAAGATAGGGTCTCGTCGTCAACATCCTGAGGGGGTGGTACTGGAGTTTCTCCAGTGTTAGACAACCATCGGTCGACAGCAGTCCGGACCTTCTTTGACTGGCGAAGATAATGCTCCCTAAATTCTTCCGCAATGTCCGGATCCAGTTGGACCGGTGATGCAGGTCGAGGAGGCACATCACCAGAAATCTCAGCAGCTTTGGTACCGACCTCGGCCAGATCAAAAGGGGGCCACTGCGGGAGTTCAATGCGGCCGCTCACCCACTCCAACACATCGCCCCAGTTGAGGCCATCGTGGATCTCGTGAGGGTTATCACACATGACACACGTGCAGCCATAAGGAGGGAGGTCGCGGGAGAAGACATTTTCGAGGCGGTCCAGCAGTCTACGAGCAACAGAACGGTGCCCAGTGGCGACAGCAATTGAGCCTTGTTTACTAAGTACAGTGTTGTACTGATCCAGCAGGTTGTGGAATGGAGCAAAGAGAGTGTCTGTACCAACAAGGGGAGGGTTTGAAGGGCGTGTGCCGTTTTGGCGGGGCAGCACAGAAAGAAAGTTCTTGGGAGCTGTATAAGCAAGACCGCCGTTTTGAAGGAGATAGTCGACCCGAGGCATGTCATGGACATCAAGCGCCGGTGGTGGGGGCGGGGGCGGAGGGGCAATGCCAAAGGCAGACGCAGGCGTCGCAGTTTTGGAATGCAGGTTCGAATCGACATCTTCAACGTCGATAACAGAAGGGGTTTCACGCTTGGTGTCAGGATATCCGTGAGGGAAAGGAGCTTGAGTGGGTGTTCTGGGAGACGAATCTTGGGCACTTGAAGGAGAGGATGGTCCATCTGCATCATACTTTCTGTGACTTCGAGTAGACGAAGTTCGATGGACTGAGCGATGGGAAGAACTGGATGCCCGCGAATCAGAGCGTCGGATCTTTTCAGCAGAGCGATGCGAAGACTTCACATAAGTAGCTTGACTCGAGGACCCTGATCGGCGACTAACACGGGACCGCTCGTCGTTTCGTGATACTGATCGAGTGTGAGATAGTCTCGACTTTGACTTTTTCAGACCAACCTCAGACGCCGAGGGCTCCTCTGTTGGGGTCTGAATGGTTGGAATGTCGTCTCTGGACAAATCGGCATTTAATGTCTCTTCGTCGTATGTTTCCTCATTTGTGAGTTCCTCGTCGACTGGCTCATTCGGTGCTTCATCGTTTACAGCAGTCTTGTCCGCGTCCAGATCGGTTGGAGGGGGACTAGGTGGCGCATTCGGATTGGCATTGCCGGAATCCCTGCGGGCTTTGAGTTCCTCGGCGGTAGGAGGCTCCGGCGGTTCACGAGTAGGAGGTTTAAGTGATAGGGAATCGCGACTAACGATGGCCTCTTTGCTGTGTGCCTTACTGAATGAAGGGTAAGGCATGTTGATACGGTCAGATAATATAGAAGTAGCAGCCGTCGACGTTCTTATGTCTGAGCTGGCTAAATCGCTGGTCGAAGCAGTACGGTGATGACGGCGATGATGCTCATCACTGTCTCTGTCCTTGCGGTGACGGTGACGGCGACTGGATGTATGAGAAAGGTTGTCGCTGGCTTCGCTGCCGAGCTTGCTCTTAGAGAGTCGAGATGTGCGATGTCGGCGACGTTCAGGGTCCTTATCCCTTTCTCGATCGTGGTCTCGGTCGCGATCTCTGCGCTCCTTTCGTTCGGATTTTGAGCGGCGGACCTTTTCCTTATCTTGCGGTCTCTCGTCGGCAGGGGCCTCGACGTCTTGGTCCTTGGAGGACATGGTTGACCATGGAGCTATGGTGAAAGTATCGTGTGATGGTTGCTTAGCGGTTGTGTGGTTATGGTCGATAATTCCAAACGGGTTCAAGAAGGCGGTCAAGAATAGTGGGCGCAACGGGGAGTCGATAGTATAAACTCCTGGCGTAACAAAAAATAGAATCAGGATGATGCAAAGTGAAATTCAGCCTGTTGAGCGAGAGAAATAGCACTACGTTGGGGCAGTCTTGGGATACAGCAAAGCAAAAGCGAATTCGTGGAGAGGGGATGGTTGTACTGTAGAAAGTGAGGTGAGTTGCATGGAAGCTAAGCGCAGCCAGTGCGTGCCAGGTGGTCCCTTCCCTGCAGGCGAAAGTCTCAGGTCAAATTCTGGGTAGAATCAGGCACTAAGGCAGGAGAGAAGCTCTTTTCCTCCTTCCAGTTCCTCACCGTTAGAAGCACGGTCGACAATATGTTAAAGCAATTAGGCAATTCCCTCACTGTTTTAGGGTCGCATCTTGCCCCAACCTGCGATTTAACAGTCGTCTAAAAGGGGATCGGAAAGCTTGGACTTTTTTGCATGGAGTCAGGGAGTTCAACGGTGATCAACTGAAACTGTAAAATCCTAAGATGATGTCAACCTAAAAAGCATCTAAGAAACAACGACCAGAGGCAAACCACCACAATCATTCAAGAAACTGTCGCCAACACGGCCACCACGCACACGCAATCTTCACCAACACAGCCCCAACTGTACAAGATCTCGTTTATGTCTGACTTCCCGTCCCTCAAACTTGCTTGTGGAGCCCGACAATGTTCAACAAGGCCAGTGCTGGGCACGGGCACAGGCACACACCCCAGTCTCAAGCCTGCATACCACAAAACTTGTGTCGAGTCTAACAAGGAGGAAAAAATATAAGCAGTGAGCATGTCTAGTTTGTTGCGAGCTGATTAGATTAATTAGTCGCCCACAATCTAGACTAGGATTCATCAGATGCCTGTAACCACAGGGGACTTGACGGGAGGCTGGGCGTCATCGGGTGACGACCAGCCACCTTGAACATGTTAACCGCTTGACTCCCTGTAGAAGCGTTTGGAAGCCAGGGTTCAAGCATGAGAATGTTCGACAAAGCATTGTAATTCCCAAAAGGTAAAAACCAACTTGTGCTAACGATAACATGACTCAACCATTTCACTTCAAGACTGCCACGCATCTATTCTCCATCCTCAACGACCTGACCCATACACATTCTTTTTCTCACTTCATGCCCAGCGGTGCTGCCCAATCCTTCTGCCGTTAAGATCCAAAAATTGATTAAGCGCGCATATTGTCACGAGCTTTCTCCAATATCCATTCACAGCCCAACACAACTGACAGCCATTCCATTGTTGGATGTGATAGGTTGATTAGTTTGAAAGTCCACGTATCACTTGCATTGCATATTCTCGCTTCCAAAAGTGGTTTGATCATGCTCTTCATTCATAATATCGGTACTAATCCGACACGGCTTCGTCGTCTAAGTATACCAATAACGCAATGTAACACAGCACATTTGCGCATCTTTTCCATATCCATCTCATTCAAATTAACGCCAATTCCGTTTATCCTTGCGCTTTTATTTGCAAAAGTTTTGTAGAGCAACAAACCTCCTACTCAAATCAGTAGGCAGGCGTAGCTAGCGGGTATCTCCCTCGGCTGATTCCCGAGATAAATCGTCAAAAATCATCGCTTACAGGCGGTCGAGAAGACCGTTGCTCTCGAGGAGCAGAACGATTTGGTGCACAATGGAGCGGACGTTCTGCTTCTCGAGGTCGACAACGAGGTCGGGCTTGGCAGGAGCCTCATAGGGGTCGTCGACACCAGTAAAGTTCTTGATCTCACCCTTGCGAGCGGAAGCGTAGACACCCTTGCGGTCAGTCTTCTCACAGTACTCAAGGGGAGTAGCGACGtggacgaggaagaagggGCCGGACTTCTCGACGAGGTCACGGGCAGCCTTGCGAGCATCCTCGAAGGGGGCGATGGGGGCGGCGATGACAGCGGCACCGGCCTTGGTCAGCTCAGAGGCGACGAAAGCGATGCGCTGGATGTTGAGGTCGCGGTCCTTGCGGGTGAAGCCAAGCTCAGGAGAGAGCTCGTGTCGCACATTCTCACCGAGCAACATGGAGACGGGACGACCGCCACCCTGGTTGAGAGTGGCCTGGAGAGCACGGGCAATCTGGTCCTTTCCGCTGTTCTGGTAACCTGTCATGAAGACAGTGAAACCCTTCTCGGCAGGGAGGGGGTTTTCCTCACGAAGAACCTTGACAACCTCGGGATAAGAGAACCACTCAGGGATGTCCTTACCGGTTCGGAGACGGTGTCGGAGCTCAGTACCAGAGATGTTGAGGGTGCGGGTGCCCTCAGGGATCTCGTTGACGGGGAGGTACTCATCAGAGTCGGGTAGGTAGATCATGGCCTGGAATTCGACCATCTTGATGCCGAGCTCCTCCTGGTGCTCCTGGACGAGGACCTGAGCATCATAAGGACCGTAGTGATCCTTGCCCTGCTTGTTCTTACCGGGACCGGCGTGGTCACGGCCAACGATGAAGTGAGTAGCACCGTGGTTCTTGCGAATGATGGCGTGCCAGAGAGCCTCACGAGGACCACCCATTCGCATGGCGAGGGGCAGAAGCGCGAGGGCGGCCATACCGTTGGGGTAACGGGGTAGGAGAGCCTTGTAGACACGGACACGGGTGAAGTGATCGATGTCACCGGGCTTGGTGAGACCAACGACGGGCTGGATAAGGACGTTGGCCTGCTGGGAGCGGGCAGCGCGGACCGTCAACTCACGGTGAGCACGGTGCATGGGGTTTCGGGTCTGGAAAGCGACGACCTTTTGCCAGCCGAGCTTGTTGAAGTGAGCGCGGAGCTCAGAGGGAGTGACTTGTGAATGTTAGCTTCATGATAAGCTTGAGACAGTTGCCATTGCTTACATCGAAGGTCGAGGAAGTCGTAGTGCTCCAGGCGGTTAATGGCCTCAAGCTTACCACCAACGTAGAACTCCTTGGCGGTGTCGAAGAGGTACTTGACACCAGGGTGAGTGTCATCATCGCTGCCAAAGACCTTCTTGGCTTCGTTGACCCTGTAAAGCATCTGTATTAGCTACCAATGGCTTGGTAAGAGTCAAGGCTATGGGGACTGCATACTTGTCAGGTCGGTAGATGTCCTCGACAGTCAGGATAGCGAGGTTTCGGTCGTCACGGAAGTCGCGGAGGGTAACGCGAGCACCAGCCTTGAGGCCGAGCTGGTCGATATCAGCTTGGTTGACATCGAGGTTGATGGGCATGGAGAAGAGAGCTCCATCAGCAAGACGGTTGTTCTCAACAACGCTGGAGGACTTTGTTAGCTCATGAAACTGTCGGATGAGATTTCGCATCAACTTACCCATTGTAGTCCTTCTCAGTCAAGAAACCTGTAAAATTGGTGGTCAATTCCTATTTTCACTCATGATGCTAAAAAATAATGTTCCCGTCGCAAACTAGTCGCCGGCGATCGGAGATGCGGGGGCGGGGCACCGCAATTCGTCCGTCAACGCTCCGCGCTATCCAGCGAGAAAAACAAaagcgaaaaaaaaaaagattattatgaCAAAAAGGGGCAGCGCATACCTTCGAGGGGAGAGAAACCACCGTTAAGGATCAGCTCAAGATCGCAAAGGTGTCGCTCGCTGAGTGTAAGAGCAGGGAGTTGCTGGGCCTCGGCCTCAAGCTCGGATTGACGAGGAAGGTCACGAGCGAAGAGGTCCTTCAGGACACCACCATGAGGAGTGTTGGCCATTGTATTGTGAGGGTTTCTGGCGTTCTTTGAGAGGGCAGAGAGGAATTGAAACGTTGGAAACCGGAGTCGATTCGAATCTCGGTGTTGTATTAATGCAATCGTTATGGTCAACGACAGCACAAGTGTTGCTCAATGAAGACGACGAAACAGGAACAGACGACAAGAACGAGAAGAATGGGAGAAAGAACAGCGGAGAAGGAATCGCTTTGATTTTAAATCGTCTTTCAGCGGGAATACAGAAAAGTACCTCGATCCTCATGCTCATCCACCTCATCTTCATACATCCACCCTGTCATGATTAGTCCCCTCTCCCCCATCCCTAGTCCAAACAACAATTACTGGGGTTGACTGGATAGGAGGGGTGTAACGATACATGTGCAGCGAGCAAGAGAACGAgtaagaaagggaaaaaattGCGTGTCCTTTGGCAAAACGGACGAAATCGGCCAATGTATCCAATTGCCTCCATGGCATCGACCAAGTTCGCGGCCCTCACCGTCAGAAAGAGGAAAAAATGAATGGGGTTTGCGCTTTTAGCTCTCAATGACGTGCTCGGGACTTGAGGCTTATACATGCCGCCGAGGAACCTAGAGACCAATCAGATATAGTATTATTGGGCATGGCGCCGCTAGGGACAGTAGGTCGTCGGAGCGTCGCTCTCGGTCGGCCATGGGCATGGGCAACCTATTTAGGAATCATGATGAAAGGTCCAGGTTGAGGCGACGGTCTCCGAGGAGAGTCTCTACAACTTTCAATCATAGCAGACACGATGGTTTAGATAAAAGTCCTATGATCGCGATTACGTTGTTTGCACAACTCCAGAGCTTACCAACTACAGGTATACTTACCATGTAACTACAAACTGCCCGCAATTATGAGGTGAGATGCACAACATGGATCATCATTTTCCTTTTCGAATTTCCCATGGCCAGCAATCAGTTCCCGGTACCTTGAAAATCCGACCCAGGGAGGTAGCAGTGAAATCTTCAactgctgcagctgcagtAGGGGCCCTCTTTAACCCCCCATCTCTCGTAAGTCTGCACCTCCGTATCCATCTTGATCACCACGGTGCTGTAAGAATGCGAACAAGAGATCCTGCGGTCCTGTTCCATGTTCTATGGCATAACCATTCATTCTGCATCCACACATAACCCATGTTCTATGCATTATACCCACCAACCTTTTCCTGAGAGTGAGACCTGGCTAAGGCTTTTTTTGGCCCTGTCAGATTGCTGTGCCTGGAGGAAAGCCAGCATCTTTATCTTACCCCGTCATGATATCTGCAGTGTTATCTCCAGCACTTTGACAAGGTTTCTATCGTGAGTATCTCTTCAGAACCACCGTTTCTCGAGCCCGGTCTTATTCCTCTGCAGCTTTATATCTTGAAACTATTAATTGCTGGGGCCCGCACTGGATCCTGACGTTCCCCGAGTCAACCGGGCGATCGCCCGGCCGACAACCGCCAAGGTGCTCTCTTTCCCCCCTCAGTCATGATGGATGAAAGATCTTTCTTAGTAATCACGCAATTCTCGTTGATGCAACACGGTTTTTTTCTGCTCTTTCAATCGGTTAAATGATCGACAAAGCCACGAAGACATGCGTCGAAGGATTCTCATGTTTGCGTACTCTGTACTCCCCGTCCATTCTTTTAGAGCAACTTGTTTCCCCGAATTGTCAGAGTAGGTACATTAGTACCTATTTAGACAGATAAGAATTTGGTCAGATGCTGACCATCTGCATCGACGTACTCGTTATTGGCAACTCCCCTGGTGATCAGGCTACTGCCGTGTAATTTTGCTGCCAATATTTAAAAACTGAAATAATCCCTCGAATTCGTTTAAGATTCGTTTAGCATCCTGCAACAGTCCGTATAGACTGCATTGGTTGCGAATGTAGCAAAAGTCAGCTACGATGGCTTTATTGCAGACTGGCACGGTACGGTTATGTTTTCAATTACACGATCATGATCCATCACCACCAGTTTAGCAAACCCCAAGGACGCCCGATAtgtttattcttttttttttttttttaat carries:
- the MET3 gene encoding Sulfate adenylyltransferase (BUSCO:12776at5125) codes for the protein MANTPHGGVLKDLFARDLPRQSELEAEAQQLPALTLSERHLCDLELILNGGFSPLEGFLTEKDYNGVVENNRLADGALFSMPINLDVNQADIDQLGLKAGARVTLRDFRDDRNLAILTVEDIYRPDKVNEAKKVFGSDDDTHPGVKYLFDTAKEFYVGGKLEAINRLEHYDFLDLRFTPSELRAHFNKLGWQKVVAFQTRNPMHRAHRELTVRAARSQQANVLIQPVVGLTKPGDIDHFTRVRVYKALLPRYPNGMAALALLPLAMRMGGPREALWHAIIRKNHGATHFIVGRDHAGPGKNKQGKDHYGPYDAQVLVQEHQEELGIKMVEFQAMIYLPDSDEYLPVNEIPEGTRTLNISGTELRHRLRTGKDIPEWFSYPEVVKVLREENPLPAEKGFTVFMTGYQNSGKDQIARALQATLNQGGGRPVSMLLGENVRHELSPELGFTRKDRDLNIQRIAFVASELTKAGAAVIAAPIAPFEDARKAARDLVEKSGPFFLVHVATPLEYCEKTDRKGVYASARKGEIKNFTGVDDPYEAPAKPDLVVDLEKQNVRSIVHQIVLLLESNGLLDRL
- a CDS encoding hypothetical protein (BUSCO:10921at5125), with amino-acid sequence MSSKDQDVEAPADERPQDKEKVRRSKSERKERRDRDRDHDRERDKDPERRRHRTSRLSKSKLGSEASDNLSHTSSRRHRHRKDRDSDEHHRRHHRTASTSDLASSDIRTSTAATSILSDRINMPYPSFSKAHSKEAIVSRDSLSLKPPTREPPEPPTAEELKARRDSGNANPNAPPSPPPTDLDADKTAVNDEAPNEPVDEELTNEETYDEETLNADLSRDDIPTIQTPTEEPSASEVGLKKSKSRLSHTRSVSRNDERSRVSRRSGSSSQATYVKSSHRSAEKIRRSDSRASSSSHRSVHRTSSTRSHRKYDADGPSSPSSAQDSSPRTPTQAPFPHGYPDTKRETPSVIDVEDVDSNLHSKTATPASAFGIAPPPPPPPPALDVHDMPRVDYLLQNGGLAYTAPKNFLSVLPRQNGTRPSNPPLVGTDTLFAPFHNLLDQYNTVLSKQGSIAVATGHRSVARRLLDRLENVFSRDLPPYGCTCVMCDNPHEIHDGLNWGDVLEWVSGRIELPQWPPFDLAEVGTKAAEISGDVPPRPASPVQLDPDIAEEFREHYLRQSKKVRTAVDRWLSNTGETPVPPPQDVDDETLSFAILTNLDPEDRPYFNAIMTGSKELKSSVRAPTPGHRPRTDFLIKTGLALQRLYRLQQVPRDAESATYLVKNPHTHDLLVALSNINNSEWEILVSGRFDGFLWSGADDEPPTPHSESRGPTPASSYYNTRTMSPGPRASSSFSSRNTTPFSVYSRGTTPASFVSVNTTGMPGSRQAVSNDEEMEMAAIAEIEREIYKGMETLEDAFEKLHKKAEVVRNALRQRGAGLMQNLQNRRRIDVLSGPNSGNSQSSGYERPAWAGEDDREPGSDDDWALDDIDIMPDDSASNISSSRHRRPKRRTERRTPAPINEEDED